In Falsibacillus albus, the DNA window GCAGTTTTTTTCGAGAGCTTCGTCGCAGAAAGAAGGAATTGAAGCAAAAGGCAAAAGCCGATTTGGATAAGGATACAGGAATTGACAGGCAATAGGCATTGCAATTTCAAGGCAATCCTAGTATACTTTATCTTGCGTCGATAAAGACGCAACTAAATATGGTATCAATTTTGCCGTGCTAGACGGGGAGGTAGCGGTGCCCTGTACTCGCAATCCGCTCCAGCGAGGTTGAACTCCTTCCCGAGGCTGGTTAACTGTAGGGTCTGCCTCAAGTAAGTGGTGTTGACGCCTGGGTCCTGCGCAATGAGAATCCATGAACCATGTCAGGTCCGGAAGGAAGCAGCATTAAGTGGACCATCTCATGTGCCGCAGGGCAGCCTGGGCCGAGCTAACTGCTTGAGTAACGCTTATGGTTGTCAGTCGACGGAAGGTGCACGGCAGTTATTTTACATATAAACTCATTCAGTTTGCTGAATGAGTTTTTTTGTCTTTGTAAAATTGAATTTGAATGCGTTATAATAGAACATATAATTGTCTTTAAGGAGGGGAATGCGTGAGTTATCAAGCTTTATACCGTGTTTGGCGGCCACAGTCTTTTCAAGATGTCGTCGGTCAGGAACATGTGACCAAAACACTTCAAAATGCCCTCCTGCATCAAAAAATTTCTCATGCATATTTATTTTCCGGTCCAAGGGGAACAGGGAAAACAAGTGCAGCGAAGATTTTAGCAAAGGCCGTCAACTGTGAGAGAGCCCCTATTGCTGAACCATGCAACGAGTGTGATTCCTGCAGAGGCATCACCGATGGCTCGATCTCAGATGTCATTGAAATAGATGCCGCATCCAATAATGGAGTGGAAGAAATCCGCGACATCCGCGACAAAGTGAAATTTGCCCCAAGTGTGGTTTCCTATAAAGTATATATTATCGATGAGGTTCACATGCTTTCCATGGGCGCTTTCAATGCGTTGTTAAAAACATTGGAGGAGCCGCCGAAACACGTCATTTTCATCCTTGCGACCACCGAACCTCATAAAATCCCATTGACCATCATTTCTCGCTGTCAGCGCTTCGATTTCAAGAGGATCACCTCACACGACATAGTCAACCGCATGAAGCATATTGCTGAAGAATCGGATATCGTCTTCGAGGAAAAGGCCTTGCAAGTCATTGCTCGTGCAGCAGAAGGCGGGATGAGGGATGCTTTGAGTCTTATGGATCAGGCCGTCTCATTCGGGCAGGATTCCGTTACGCTGGATGACGCCCTTACGGTGACGGGGTCTGTCGCCCAGTCATATTTGAATAAATTAGCAAGAGCAATCCATGAGAATGATACCGGAACCGCAATCCGCTCATTGGAGGATTTGCTGTATCACGGAAAAGACCCTGCACGCTTCACTGAGGATTTTATCTTGTTCTTCAGGGACATGCTTCTCCATCAAACAGCACCGAATCTGGAGGAGTCATTAGAGCGGGTCTTGCTGGATGATGAGTTTAAGGAACTCGCAGAAGCGATTCCCTCTCAACAGATATATGAATATATTGAAGTGTTAAACAAAACCCAGCAGGATATGAAATTTTCCAACAACGCCCGCATCTATTTAGAGGTTTCCCTCGTCAAGCTCTGCCAAACATCCGGTGTGGCACAGCCAAGGGAAAGCGGTGATTATCAGGCTCTTCTTTCAAGGTTGAATGAGCTTGAAGGAGAATTGCGCGAATTGAAGGCGAAAGGCATTGCCGCTGCTCCTGCCGAGCCTGCTGCACAAACTGCCAAAAAACCAGCGCGCTCCGCTAAGGGCTTCCGTGCACCAGTAGGAAAAATCCAAAAAATCCTGAAGGAAGCAACAAGGCAGGATTTAAATTTGATAAAAAGCCGCTGGGGAGATATGCTTGAGATGCTGAACCAGCGTCAGATGAGGTCGCAGGCAGCGCTTCTAAATGATGCTGAACCTGTAGCCGCTTCAGCGGCAGCGTTCGTACTTAAGTTCAAGTATGAAATCCATTGCCAAATGGCGATGGATAACCATAAATTTTTAGAGTCGATTTCCATGATCCTGCACGAATTCACCGGTACTTCCTACCAAACGGTTGGAGTTCCTGAAGAGCAATGGCTGCAAATCAGGGAAGACTTCATCCAGCATCAGCAAGATGAAGGAGAAGGCGGAGAAGAAGGCGGCTCTAATGAAGAAGATCCGTTTATTGCGGAAGCAAAGAAACTAGTGGGTACAGACCTGCTGGAAATTAATGATTAATTAAATGGAGGTAATGAAACATGCGTGGTATGGGAAATATGCAAAACATGATGAAGCAAATGCAAAAAATGCAAAAGAAAATGGCTGAGGCCCAAGAAGAATTAAACGAAAAAAGAATTGAAGGAACTGCAGGAGGCGGGATGGTAACGGTCGTCATCTCCGGCCAAAAAGAAGTATTGGAAGTCAACATCAAAGAAGAAGTAGTCGATCCAGACGATATCGAAATGCTTCAAGACTTGGTGCTAGCTGCAACGAACGATGCAATTAAACAGGTGGAAGAACTGACGAACAAAACGATGGGGCAGTTCACGAAAGGTTTGAACCTTCCGGGATTCTAGGAGGAATCATATAGAATGCATTATCCTGAACCAATATCCAAGCTGATAGATAGCTTTATGAAATTGCCAGGAATCGGGCCGAAAACAGCGGCTCGACTGGCATTTTTTGTATTAAGCATGAAAGAAGACACCGTCCTTGATTTTGCCAAAGCACTTGTGGAGGCAAAAAGGAACTTGGGCTACTGCTCTGTCTGCGGGCACATCACAGACCAAGATCCTTGTTATATTTGTGAAGACCAAAGACGCGACAAAAGCGTGATCTGTGTTGTCCAAGATGTGAAGGATGTCATCGCCATGGAAAAAATGAAGGAATTCAATGGTCTATACCATGTACTTCATGGCGCCATTTCACCAATGGACGGTATTGGTCCAGAAGATATCAATATACCGGATCTGTTAAAGCGGCTCCAGGATGAAACAGTACAGGAAGTCATCCTAGCCACTAACCCGAATATTGAAGGAGAGGCTACTGCGATGTATATATCGCGCCTATTAAAGCCATCCGGAATTAAAATCACCCGCATCGCGCATGGACTGCCTGTCGGGGGAGATTTGGAATATGCAGATGAAGTTACGTTATCCAAAGCGTTGGAAGGCAGAAGAGAAGTCTGAGGCAAACGGAGTGGGTCATCTTGTTTAAACGAAAAGGAAAGCTAAGAAAAGAATATAATCAAAAGTTAATCCATAATATGGAGCACGCAAAACAAGAGTGGTTTCGGAATCGTTCCCTCGTTAAATTGAGCATCGATTATAATGAGGACCTCATATGTCAAACCAAATTAGCTGAAGCGAAATACTTTTTTCTTTTTAAAGAAGTGAAAAAAAGAAATATCATCATGGAATAAACAATATTCTCCTTCATAAAGTTCTTTTTGGACAATCTATTCATAGAATGGATACAAAGAAGAACTTTATGGGGGAGATTTTTTTGAGTCCTGTAATCATCATTGCGGTGCTATGTGGTTTAATGCTATTCCTGTTAGCGACCGGATCCGTTGGAAGACCATTCAAGCTAGTGGGCCAAATCTGTATGAAGCTGATGATTGGAGCTTTGTTCTTATTCTTCCTGAATGCCGCAGGAAGCAAATTCGGCCTGCATGTACCTATAAATCTGGTTACCTCTTCCGTCTCAGGCTTTTTAGGCATACCAGGAATGCTGGGATTGGCGGCCATTCAGTTGTGGATCCTGCCTCATTAATATGATGATAATCGACGTCTAAGCCAGAGGCATAATATGCAATTAAAAAGGATAATCCTAATGATT includes these proteins:
- the dnaX gene encoding DNA polymerase III subunit gamma/tau gives rise to the protein MSYQALYRVWRPQSFQDVVGQEHVTKTLQNALLHQKISHAYLFSGPRGTGKTSAAKILAKAVNCERAPIAEPCNECDSCRGITDGSISDVIEIDAASNNGVEEIRDIRDKVKFAPSVVSYKVYIIDEVHMLSMGAFNALLKTLEEPPKHVIFILATTEPHKIPLTIISRCQRFDFKRITSHDIVNRMKHIAEESDIVFEEKALQVIARAAEGGMRDALSLMDQAVSFGQDSVTLDDALTVTGSVAQSYLNKLARAIHENDTGTAIRSLEDLLYHGKDPARFTEDFILFFRDMLLHQTAPNLEESLERVLLDDEFKELAEAIPSQQIYEYIEVLNKTQQDMKFSNNARIYLEVSLVKLCQTSGVAQPRESGDYQALLSRLNELEGELRELKAKGIAAAPAEPAAQTAKKPARSAKGFRAPVGKIQKILKEATRQDLNLIKSRWGDMLEMLNQRQMRSQAALLNDAEPVAASAAAFVLKFKYEIHCQMAMDNHKFLESISMILHEFTGTSYQTVGVPEEQWLQIREDFIQHQQDEGEGGEEGGSNEEDPFIAEAKKLVGTDLLEIND
- a CDS encoding YbaB/EbfC family nucleoid-associated protein; amino-acid sequence: MRGMGNMQNMMKQMQKMQKKMAEAQEELNEKRIEGTAGGGMVTVVISGQKEVLEVNIKEEVVDPDDIEMLQDLVLAATNDAIKQVEELTNKTMGQFTKGLNLPGF
- the recR gene encoding recombination mediator RecR — encoded protein: MHYPEPISKLIDSFMKLPGIGPKTAARLAFFVLSMKEDTVLDFAKALVEAKRNLGYCSVCGHITDQDPCYICEDQRRDKSVICVVQDVKDVIAMEKMKEFNGLYHVLHGAISPMDGIGPEDINIPDLLKRLQDETVQEVILATNPNIEGEATAMYISRLLKPSGIKITRIAHGLPVGGDLEYADEVTLSKALEGRREV
- a CDS encoding YaaL family protein — protein: MLFKRKGKLRKEYNQKLIHNMEHAKQEWFRNRSLVKLSIDYNEDLICQTKLAEAKYFFLFKEVKKRNIIME
- a CDS encoding pro-sigmaK processing inhibitor BofA family protein; its protein translation is MSPVIIIAVLCGLMLFLLATGSVGRPFKLVGQICMKLMIGALFLFFLNAAGSKFGLHVPINLVTSSVSGFLGIPGMLGLAAIQLWILPH